In the genome of Clostridium cylindrosporum DSM 605, one region contains:
- the amrS gene encoding AmmeMemoRadiSam system radical SAM enzyme, producing the protein MDTKVLFYEKKEERNRCGVCPHNCLIDEGKFGVCKVRTVKDGELIAINYGEVSSSGVDPIEKKPLYHYKPSKNILSIGSFGCNMTCSFCQNYEISQNRPSTQFVSAEDLIRIIPTIENNVGVAFTYNEPMMWYEYMCDASKKIKEDNEDTSVVVVSNGYINEEPLRKLLPYVDAMNIDLKGYTNKYYNKVCGANLNPVLETIRRCNDHCHVEITTLLVSDENDSLEEAKEIAQFIASVNENIPLHLSRYFPRYKMENEATKIERITEAQNEAKKYLKHVYIGNVGGVDNNTYCSKCGALLINRNGYSTKVHISEGRCNECKEKINIII; encoded by the coding sequence ATGGACACAAAAGTTTTATTCTATGAGAAAAAAGAAGAAAGAAATAGATGCGGAGTATGTCCACATAACTGTTTGATAGATGAAGGAAAGTTCGGAGTATGCAAAGTTCGCACAGTTAAGGATGGAGAACTTATAGCAATAAACTATGGAGAGGTATCATCCTCTGGAGTTGATCCTATAGAAAAGAAACCTTTATACCATTACAAGCCTTCGAAAAACATATTGTCTATTGGAAGTTTTGGCTGTAATATGACCTGTAGTTTTTGTCAAAACTATGAGATATCTCAAAATAGGCCATCAACACAGTTTGTTAGTGCAGAGGACTTAATAAGAATTATACCTACAATAGAAAATAATGTTGGGGTTGCTTTTACATATAATGAGCCGATGATGTGGTATGAATATATGTGCGATGCCTCTAAGAAAATCAAGGAGGATAATGAGGATACAAGTGTAGTAGTAGTATCTAATGGTTATATAAATGAAGAGCCTCTAAGGAAGCTTTTACCCTACGTTGATGCTATGAATATTGATTTAAAGGGATATACTAATAAGTACTATAACAAGGTATGTGGTGCGAATTTGAATCCTGTACTTGAAACTATCAGAAGATGTAATGATCATTGTCATGTTGAGATAACAACATTACTTGTAAGTGATGAAAATGATTCCTTAGAGGAAGCTAAGGAAATAGCTCAATTTATAGCAAGCGTTAATGAAAATATACCTCTACATTTAAGTAGGTATTTTCCTAGGTACAAAATGGAGAATGAGGCAACAAAGATAGAGAGAATAACTGAAGCTCAAAATGAAGCTAAAAAGTATTTAAAGCATGTGTATATAGGTAATGTAGGTGGCGTTGATAACAATACCTACTGTAGTAAGTGTGGAGCACTTCTTATTAATAGAAATGGTTATAGTACAAAAGTTCATATTAGTGAAGGAAGATGTAATGAATGTAAAGAAAAGATAAACATTATAATATGA
- the amrA gene encoding AmmeMemoRadiSam system protein A, translating into MKNILGYYLMPHPPIIIPDIGKGEEKKIQKTIDACEKVGEEIKALKPETIVVITPHATMFSDAIAISNEDRITGDLSQFGCSNIKMDIAIDREFNERLNLACHLEGIPAATVNADLLSNYNYEFKLDHGTMVPLYFINKYYRDYKLVHITYSILGNMSLYKFGIEIQNVAKELGRNIVIIASGDLSHALKEEGAYKYSPYGEKFDNEFLDSLEKGNIDSLFSMDNTMIEEAAQCGLNSVNILLGTLEGNNFKGELLSYEGPFGVGYGVMKLNREEKESSALDFLIKAREEKLKKKLSEGNPYTRLARESLNYYFTNGSRMDDTSNLPSELLSQKHGVFVSLKKFGALRGCIGTISPVTDSVAEEIIRNSIEAALEDPRFSPVNEFELDDIDISVDVLMDAVPASIEELDPKKYGVIVTRGYKRGLLLPDLEGVDSVEEQLSIACSKAGINNNEDYEIEKFEVIRYKEGE; encoded by the coding sequence ATGAAAAATATTTTAGGTTATTATCTAATGCCCCATCCACCAATCATAATTCCTGATATAGGAAAAGGAGAAGAAAAAAAGATACAGAAAACCATAGATGCCTGTGAAAAGGTAGGAGAAGAGATAAAAGCTCTTAAGCCAGAGACAATAGTAGTTATAACTCCCCATGCAACTATGTTCTCAGATGCAATAGCAATTTCCAATGAAGATAGAATTACTGGAGACTTAAGTCAATTCGGATGCAGTAATATTAAGATGGATATTGCTATAGATAGAGAGTTTAATGAAAGACTTAACCTTGCTTGCCATCTAGAGGGAATACCAGCGGCTACTGTAAATGCAGATTTGTTAAGTAATTATAATTACGAATTTAAGTTAGACCATGGGACAATGGTTCCCTTATATTTCATAAATAAGTATTACAGAGACTATAAGTTAGTTCATATTACATACTCAATACTTGGAAATATGTCATTATATAAGTTTGGAATTGAGATACAAAATGTAGCTAAGGAATTAGGTAGAAATATAGTAATAATAGCAAGTGGAGATCTTTCACATGCCCTTAAGGAAGAAGGAGCATATAAATATTCACCATATGGAGAAAAGTTTGATAATGAGTTTTTAGATAGCCTTGAAAAAGGTAATATAGATTCATTATTTAGTATGGATAATACTATGATTGAAGAGGCAGCACAATGTGGGCTTAATTCTGTAAATATACTTCTTGGTACATTAGAGGGTAATAATTTTAAAGGTGAGCTATTATCCTATGAAGGACCTTTTGGAGTTGGATATGGAGTTATGAAGTTAAATAGAGAAGAGAAAGAAAGTAGTGCTTTAGATTTTCTTATAAAAGCTAGGGAAGAGAAATTAAAAAAGAAGCTAAGTGAAGGGAATCCATATACTAGACTTGCTAGGGAAAGTCTAAATTATTATTTTACTAATGGTAGTAGGATGGATGATACATCAAACTTACCTAGTGAACTTTTAAGTCAGAAACATGGAGTTTTTGTATCCTTAAAGAAGTTTGGAGCTCTAAGAGGATGTATAGGGACAATTTCACCAGTTACTGATTCTGTTGCTGAAGAAATAATAAGAAATTCTATAGAAGCTGCCCTAGAAGATCCAAGGTTCTCTCCTGTAAATGAATTTGAACTAGATGATATAGATATATCTGTAGACGTACTTATGGATGCAGTGCCAGCAAGTATAGAGGAGTTAGATCCGAAAAAGTATGGAGTTATAGTAACTAGAGGATATAAAAGAGGACTACTATTACCTGATTTAGAGGGTGTAGATAGTGTCGAAGAACAATTAAGTATAGCTTGTAGTAAGGCTGGGATAAATAACAATGAAGATTATGAGATAGAAAAGTTTGAAGTTATAAGATATAAAGAAGGTGAATAG
- a CDS encoding APC family permease has protein sequence MLKKFLDVLIGEPLANEQGSHEKYNIPFGLAIMASDAISSVAYGAQEILFVLIVLGASAYKWLTWTSFMIIGLLFILTVSYIQIIKAYPQGGGAYKVAKENLGTKAGLSAGAGLIISYILTVAVSASAGADAIVSAFSGLAEYKVIFVVVIIIVLTILNLRGISESSKIFAIPTYIFIFSMIFMILYGLFKYFVLNIHPEPMYSIPTKATESLSIFIILRAFSSGCSALTGVEAVSNSVPNFQEPSQKNAKIVMLLLAGLIFFIFGGTSVLAIFYTAVPIVNGPTVVSQIAFGIFNNGIMYYVIQFSTAVILLMACNTAYTGFPMLMYVVGKDGFVPRQFTTRGKRLSFSFGIIALSFIACVLVIIFKADTHRLIPLYAIGVFISFTLGQFGMVNYWRKKRNKGWMKGAAINGFGALVTLITTIIILVEKFSEGAFIVAILIPIIILVQLKIKAHYDKVACGLSISNLNLKNVDLRVQYSHIVIVPISTLNKASIGALQYAQSISKNVIALNISTDKEAMEKLKYRWSELNTDIKLVTKYSPYRAVVTPLLESIELIANKINKDEKITVIVPQFVTHDKWNEVLHNNTSFFIRETLLRNNNIIVSTFPYHLVDEEENNCECHN, from the coding sequence ATGCTTAAAAAGTTTTTGGATGTCTTAATAGGAGAACCCTTGGCAAATGAGCAAGGTAGTCACGAAAAGTATAATATTCCTTTTGGACTAGCGATTATGGCCAGCGATGCAATATCATCTGTGGCTTACGGAGCTCAGGAAATTCTTTTTGTACTTATAGTTTTAGGGGCATCAGCTTATAAATGGTTAACTTGGACTTCATTTATGATTATTGGATTATTGTTCATACTAACAGTTTCCTATATTCAAATTATAAAAGCTTATCCTCAAGGAGGAGGAGCTTATAAGGTAGCTAAGGAAAACCTAGGTACTAAGGCAGGTTTATCCGCTGGTGCAGGATTAATAATTAGTTACATACTTACTGTTGCAGTTAGTGCAAGTGCTGGTGCGGATGCTATTGTTTCTGCATTTAGCGGATTAGCAGAGTATAAGGTTATTTTCGTTGTAGTTATAATTATAGTTTTGACTATTTTAAATTTAAGAGGGATAAGTGAGTCCTCAAAGATTTTTGCTATTCCTACTTACATTTTTATTTTTAGTATGATTTTTATGATTCTTTATGGATTATTTAAGTATTTTGTACTTAATATCCATCCAGAACCGATGTATTCTATTCCTACAAAGGCAACTGAAAGTCTATCGATATTTATTATATTAAGGGCTTTCTCATCAGGATGTTCTGCCTTAACAGGTGTAGAAGCTGTTAGTAATTCAGTACCGAATTTCCAGGAGCCTAGCCAAAAGAATGCTAAAATTGTTATGCTATTATTAGCAGGTTTAATATTCTTCATATTTGGTGGAACTTCAGTACTCGCTATATTCTATACAGCAGTTCCAATTGTAAATGGACCTACAGTTGTATCGCAAATAGCATTTGGTATTTTCAATAATGGAATAATGTACTATGTAATTCAGTTTAGTACAGCTGTAATTTTACTTATGGCATGTAATACAGCATATACAGGGTTCCCAATGCTTATGTACGTAGTTGGAAAGGATGGTTTTGTTCCTAGACAATTTACTACTAGAGGAAAGAGACTTAGTTTTTCCTTTGGGATAATTGCATTATCATTTATAGCCTGTGTCCTAGTTATTATATTTAAAGCAGATACACATAGGTTGATTCCATTATATGCAATAGGTGTATTTATATCATTTACCCTAGGACAATTTGGTATGGTAAATTACTGGAGAAAAAAGCGAAACAAGGGTTGGATGAAAGGTGCTGCAATTAACGGGTTCGGTGCTTTAGTTACTTTAATAACAACAATAATAATTCTAGTAGAGAAATTTAGTGAAGGTGCATTTATAGTTGCAATTTTAATTCCTATTATAATTTTAGTTCAGCTAAAAATTAAAGCTCACTATGATAAAGTTGCTTGTGGTTTAAGTATTAGTAATCTAAATTTAAAGAATGTGGACCTTAGGGTACAGTACTCTCACATTGTAATAGTTCCGATTTCTACACTGAATAAGGCATCTATAGGTGCACTTCAATATGCTCAAAGTATAAGTAAAAATGTTATTGCTCTTAACATATCAACGGATAAGGAAGCAATGGAAAAGTTAAAATATAGATGGAGTGAACTTAATACAGACATAAAACTTGTTACAAAGTACTCTCCATATAGAGCTGTAGTCACTCCACTACTTGAATCTATAGAATTAATTGCGAATAAAATAAATAAAGATGAAAAAATAACAGTAATTGTACCACAATTCGTTACGCATGATAAATGGAATGAGGTCCTACACAATAATACAAGTTTCTTTATTAGAGAAACTTTACTTAGAAACAATAATATAATAGTTTCTACTTTCCCTTATCATTTAGTAGATGAAGAGGAAAACAATTGCGAGTGTCATAATTAG
- a CDS encoding polyprenyl synthetase family protein, which produces MNEELIKDADAFYRLAEQKAAHYFESLYIDVMKKTYVSTLINDIQSWKHNHIRHYSLSSLFSRRKGKADSKGYHSYIKWLDYTGKLDNYLDRSISYIFMRDLGKTLESPDTKTRVQRVVDNLKNRLTQSIETDQGEKSDMFTMASLYRKAQEDGIESSFVWLLDKLKTVSSNIPEGMDAEHAQRKLIKIIAGVIMHQLEEMGDEVSSKERSHKLDVAIRLGYSYGLTYPFIDDLLDAKVLCPEEEEQYSDLIRTTLITGSVPELEEWTGSNGDLIRYIHSELREAFEYIKGHQGQDTIKSFLQQAYVFFNSQEVDRLKDLSNSNYTNEEIYIPVILKSSSSRLITRSIINTTEDEGFDSRTFYYGIYNQLADDFADMFDDMKDGAVTPYTYFIKYHDKRSDLINPFELYWTVISNLIHRVYNSDSKTCEVILDRAINGLKRFKERVGTEKYKEVMKLFASGNSNFNDLVQNMVRKADDVDFFDKLLRDHMITSLRNERKEQEEFLDTVEILRKDINSILNIPKDEKFSLSIKEPIVGAANYSLEGDGKRLRPIMTWVMGVKEYGLKESSIEPLLRSLEYMHTASLIFDDLPSQDNASTRRGRKTLHQVYNTAVAELTGLFLTQKAIEEQSCLENFDAKTVLKLIKYSAQMTGDMCKGQAIDLDSKGKQLTLQQLNMMCFYKTGKAFEASLIMPAILANAKESEIKALKKFAYHAGIAFQIKDDILDVEGDQSLLGKSPGKDAENNSSTFVTILGLDGARKEMWEHYCLAMEALQEVPLKITFLKHLLNYIVNRDY; this is translated from the coding sequence ATGAATGAAGAATTAATAAAAGATGCAGATGCATTCTATCGGCTGGCTGAGCAGAAGGCTGCTCATTATTTTGAATCACTTTATATAGACGTTATGAAAAAGACTTATGTCTCTACATTAATAAACGATATACAATCATGGAAACACAACCATATTCGTCATTATTCATTATCATCACTTTTTTCACGTAGAAAGGGAAAAGCTGATTCAAAGGGGTACCATAGTTATATAAAATGGTTAGATTACACAGGTAAGTTAGATAATTACTTAGATAGAAGCATCTCATATATTTTCATGAGAGATCTTGGCAAAACTCTAGAATCACCTGACACAAAAACTAGAGTTCAGAGAGTAGTTGATAATTTGAAAAATCGATTAACTCAATCTATAGAAACAGATCAAGGAGAAAAATCAGATATGTTTACTATGGCAAGTTTATATAGAAAGGCTCAGGAGGATGGTATCGAGAGTAGTTTTGTTTGGCTTTTAGATAAACTAAAGACTGTGTCATCTAATATTCCAGAGGGTATGGATGCTGAACATGCCCAGCGTAAACTTATAAAAATCATTGCCGGGGTAATTATGCATCAGCTTGAGGAAATGGGGGATGAGGTATCCTCTAAAGAGCGTTCTCATAAACTTGACGTAGCTATTAGACTAGGCTATTCCTATGGTCTGACCTACCCATTTATTGATGATCTTCTAGATGCAAAAGTTCTATGCCCTGAAGAGGAAGAGCAATATTCAGATTTAATACGTACCACACTTATCACAGGATCTGTACCGGAACTAGAAGAATGGACTGGAAGTAATGGAGATTTGATTCGATATATTCATTCAGAGCTTAGAGAAGCCTTTGAATATATTAAGGGCCATCAGGGACAAGATACAATTAAATCATTTTTGCAGCAGGCCTATGTGTTTTTTAATTCTCAGGAAGTAGACCGTTTAAAGGATTTATCAAATTCAAATTACACAAATGAAGAAATATATATACCGGTTATCCTAAAATCTTCATCTTCAAGATTAATTACTCGTTCTATAATAAATACCACCGAGGATGAGGGATTTGATAGTAGAACATTTTATTATGGAATTTATAATCAGCTAGCAGATGATTTTGCAGATATGTTTGATGATATGAAAGATGGTGCAGTAACACCATATACCTATTTTATCAAATATCATGATAAGCGCTCAGATCTTATAAACCCATTTGAATTATACTGGACGGTTATATCTAATTTAATTCATAGAGTATATAATTCAGATTCTAAGACCTGTGAGGTAATTCTAGATCGTGCAATAAATGGTTTAAAGCGATTTAAAGAGAGAGTTGGAACTGAGAAATATAAAGAAGTTATGAAGCTTTTTGCTTCTGGTAACTCTAATTTCAATGATTTAGTTCAAAATATGGTTAGAAAAGCAGATGATGTAGATTTCTTTGATAAGCTGCTTCGAGATCATATGATTACTAGTCTTAGAAATGAACGTAAGGAGCAAGAAGAATTCCTAGATACTGTAGAAATTCTACGAAAAGATATAAATAGCATATTAAATATCCCTAAAGATGAAAAGTTCTCTTTATCAATTAAGGAGCCAATAGTTGGTGCTGCAAATTACAGTCTGGAAGGTGATGGAAAGAGATTGAGACCTATAATGACTTGGGTTATGGGGGTTAAGGAATATGGTTTAAAAGAGTCTTCAATTGAACCACTTCTTAGATCACTTGAGTATATGCATACTGCATCTCTAATATTCGATGATTTACCATCCCAGGATAATGCATCTACCCGAAGAGGGCGTAAAACTCTACACCAGGTATATAATACTGCTGTGGCTGAATTAACAGGTCTTTTTTTAACACAAAAGGCTATCGAAGAACAATCATGCCTTGAGAATTTTGATGCAAAAACTGTGCTTAAATTAATTAAGTATTCTGCTCAAATGACAGGGGATATGTGTAAAGGACAGGCTATAGACCTAGATTCCAAAGGGAAACAATTGACACTTCAGCAGTTGAACATGATGTGCTTTTATAAAACAGGAAAAGCATTCGAAGCTTCCTTAATAATGCCTGCAATTCTCGCAAATGCTAAGGAGAGTGAAATTAAAGCGTTAAAGAAGTTTGCCTATCATGCAGGAATTGCCTTTCAGATTAAAGATGACATTCTTGATGTTGAAGGGGACCAGAGCTTACTAGGAAAGTCACCTGGCAAAGATGCTGAAAACAACAGTTCAACTTTTGTAACAATTTTAGGCTTAGATGGTGCCAGAAAAGAAATGTGGGAACATTATTGTCTTGCAATGGAAGCACTGCAGGAAGTGCCACTTAAAATTACTTTTTTAAAACATTTATTAAATTATATTGTAAATCGAGACTATTAA
- a CDS encoding sensor histidine kinase — protein MLQNIQEQEASYILESKKRCRDLGMDPDKPLMPQNIMSDLELARKKEDYKEILEVVNYFGKKIIKSLEGTPILVGISDESGYVLDTFGDETIRSTVAEMGIKPGVQFIEEHVGTNVVSLTVKQNHPVQLIGANHYHTHLHNTACYGVPFHYSDDNNLLGTICIMTAVILHNPFFLMTLTTVVDAIERELLLRRQNRKINKQQELLYISEKKQRELLEKDLIMKDEFITLITHEFKTPINVIYSAIQLIEHLYMDNIPESVKNLIASIKRNAFRQLRLVNNLLDITRLNSKQFKLNLKNIDIVFLTKSITESVNIYADQKKINLCFKSNIDNRNTIVDDEKYERIILNLLSNAIKFTPEGGVITVELKENAMDNTIAISVIDTGIGIPREKHEKIFQRFGQVESKLSRQAEGSGIGLALVKMLVTIMGGKIQVYSELGTGSTFTIVLPIKEGKIEEENKICLDSDNRLINAVNVEFSDIYF, from the coding sequence ATGTTGCAAAATATACAGGAACAAGAAGCAAGTTATATTTTAGAATCAAAAAAGAGATGTAGAGATTTAGGAATGGATCCTGATAAGCCGTTAATGCCTCAAAATATTATGTCGGATTTAGAGCTTGCAAGGAAAAAAGAAGATTATAAAGAGATTTTAGAGGTTGTAAACTATTTTGGTAAGAAAATAATTAAATCACTAGAGGGTACCCCTATACTAGTAGGTATTTCAGATGAAAGTGGATATGTGCTAGATACCTTTGGAGATGAAACTATAAGGTCAACAGTTGCAGAAATGGGAATTAAACCTGGTGTTCAATTTATTGAGGAGCATGTAGGTACAAATGTGGTTAGTTTAACAGTTAAGCAAAACCACCCGGTACAGTTAATAGGAGCTAATCATTATCATACACATTTACATAACACTGCTTGCTATGGGGTGCCATTCCATTATTCAGATGATAATAATCTTTTAGGCACTATATGTATAATGACTGCAGTGATACTTCACAATCCTTTTTTCCTAATGACATTAACTACAGTAGTCGATGCAATAGAGCGTGAACTATTACTTAGAAGACAAAATCGTAAAATTAATAAACAACAGGAATTGTTATATATATCTGAAAAAAAGCAAAGAGAACTGCTTGAAAAAGATCTTATTATGAAAGATGAGTTTATAACACTTATTACACATGAGTTCAAAACACCAATAAATGTTATTTATTCTGCTATTCAATTAATTGAACATTTATATATGGATAATATTCCTGAGTCTGTTAAAAATCTTATAGCAAGCATTAAGAGGAATGCATTTAGGCAATTGCGTCTCGTTAATAATTTGCTTGATATTACAAGGCTAAATTCAAAGCAGTTTAAATTAAATTTAAAAAATATAGATATTGTATTTTTAACAAAGTCAATTACAGAATCAGTAAATATTTATGCAGACCAGAAGAAAATCAACTTATGCTTTAAATCTAATATTGATAATAGAAATACTATAGTAGATGATGAAAAATATGAACGTATAATTTTAAATCTTTTATCAAATGCTATTAAATTTACACCTGAGGGTGGCGTTATAACAGTTGAGCTTAAGGAAAATGCTATGGACAATACAATAGCTATTTCTGTAATTGATACTGGGATAGGAATCCCAAGAGAAAAACATGAGAAAATCTTTCAACGATTCGGACAAGTTGAAAGTAAGCTTTCTAGACAAGCTGAAGGTAGTGGTATTGGTTTAGCTCTTGTAAAAATGCTAGTGACCATTATGGGAGGGAAAATACAAGTGTACAGTGAATTAGGCACTGGTAGCACATTTACTATAGTACTTCCAATAAAGGAAGGTAAGATAGAAGAAGAAAATAAGATTTGCTTAGATTCTGATAATAGACTTATAAATGCTGTTAATGTTGAGTTTTCTGATATTTATTTTTAA